One Spinacia oleracea cultivar Varoflay chromosome 4, BTI_SOV_V1, whole genome shotgun sequence DNA segment encodes these proteins:
- the LOC110787982 gene encoding uncharacterized protein, whose amino-acid sequence METPNQQEQETIRQPNQNHMLFLRIMSKRRTWVALFVLVYGILLYSSWNLLQSILNWYNATVSPSSSSPAVKGWPAAVYASVMLGGVFGVMSMAAAFAVAVPAMLMTWITILVLLTFCGTGRNDLLIEGKKLTAEISGVVVKILIKEGNFVAAFCAVLGYFLLVRKSSNEAD is encoded by the coding sequence atGGAAACCCCAAATCAGCAAGAACAAGAAACAATTCGGCAACCAAATCAAAATCACATGTTATTTTTAAGAATAATGAGCAAAAGGCGAACTTGGGTAGCTCTCTTTGTCTTAGTCTATGGTATCCTTTTGTACTCTTCATGGAACCTTCTTCAATCAATCCTTAATTGGTACAACGCCACTGTCTCTCCTTCGTCCTCTTCGCCGGCGGTTAAAGGGTGGCCAGCAGCGGTTTACGCGTCGGTGATGCTGGGTGGAGTCTTCGGGGTGATGTCGATGGCAGCGGCGTTTGCGGTGGCGGTACCGGCGATGCTGATGACTTGGATTACTATCCTTGTGTTGCTGACTTTCTGTGGTACGGGGCGGAATGATCTTTTGATTGAAGGGAAAAAATTAACGGCTGAGATTTCTGGGGTAGTGGTGAAGATCTTGATCAAGGAAGGGAATTTTGTGGCTGCTTTTTGTGCTGTTTTGGGTTACTTTTTGCTGGTTAGGAAAAGTTCTAACGAGGCTGATTGA